A genomic region of Oncorhynchus mykiss isolate Arlee chromosome 16, USDA_OmykA_1.1, whole genome shotgun sequence contains the following coding sequences:
- the LOC110492493 gene encoding dystroglycan, with amino-acid sequence MHCKQRGWDCGSVGRTRPPPGRTIPLVLGLLVALVQGSVPGRPLVEGLGEMLSVDLEASMHSSVLSDLQTAASVATEGPLTGIPESLAAVTEVAPAGIPDSSAVVGQGFQLRIPPRAKNGSCNVKLTELGKERLPSWLYWATGSCILRGLALEQDRGVHRISLSGSEMINSGHGLEVFSIEVHPEEWADGEPALLALQAEANNLQPFTCGSEEPVTVLTIILDADLTKMTAHQRVGLLASMKKFSGVPLEHMRVVPVINNRLFDMSAFMAGPGNAKKVVENGALLSWKLGCALDQSNIPNINSVQSPAKDGSMSSKLGYPVVGWHIVNKKLHLVKRVRRQLGNTPTPVPSLLPPTTYPEPPTRIVPTPTSPSISPATDSSAPPVRGPLPLPVKPTNRLRDQIAHTPTIGAPQPTRVLGTTSTIPIQPTMTRPAIPEATALPTPPSTTRRPKTSTTKKTKKAKTSTPVPREPKTTTAKPPRRTTPLSPVPDYNNEKPQLRNPIDEVNAWVGTYFEVKIPPDTFFDKEDGTTDKLRLTLRKNHNEVVSETSWIQFNSTIQLLYGLPEKEHVGKHEYFMLATDKAGMSTIDAFEVHVNRWPATDKPSVVFAARFHGEPKTLANNVHKKILLTKKLAYALGDRNTSTVTLRSITKGSIVVEWTNNSLQQSPCPKDQITILSRKISDPQGRPTLAFSNAMEPDFKPINISVRGTNKCQTYTFVPPGEVTIPVPPPATPSPGTGRSTSDDVYLHTVIPAVVVAALLLIAGVIAMVCYRKKRKGKMSIEEQATFIKKGVPIIFADELDDSKCPPSSSIPLILHEEKPPLPPPEYPNMAGPHSTLLNQDLLMEEYSIYHDDDPNAPPYQPPPPFTVPIEGKGSRPKNMTSYRSPPPYVPP; translated from the exons ATGCACTGTAAACAGAGAGGTTGGGACTGTGGAAGTGTGGGAAGAACCAGACCTCCCCCAGGCAGGACTATCCCCCTGGTGCTGGGGCTACTGGTGGCCTTGGTCCAGGGCAGTGTGCCTGGGAGACCACTGGTGGAGGGCCTGGGGGAGATGTTGTCGGTGGACCTGGAAGCCTCCATgcactcctctgtcctctctgaccTGCAGACTGCAGCCTCTGTAGCCACAGAGGGACCTCTCACAGGTATCCCAGAATCCCTGGCTGCAGTCACAGAGGTGGCCCCTGCAGGAATCCCTGACTCTTCAGCAGTGGTGGGCCAGGGGTTCCAGTTGAGGATCCCGCCCAGGGCGAAGAATGGCAGTTGCAATGTTAAG TTAACTGAGTTGGGAAAGGAACGCTTACCCTCCTGGCTGTACTGGGCCACAGGGAGCTGCATCCTACGAGGCCTGGCCCTGGAGCAGGACAGAGGTGTCCACCGTATCTCCCTCTCTGGCTCTGAGATGATAAACAGTGGCCATGGCTTGGAAGTCTTCTCTATTGAGGTGCACCCAGAGGAGTGGGCCGACGGTGAGCCGGCCCTGTTGGCTCTCCAGGCTGAGGCCAACAACCTCCAGCCATTCACCTGTGGCAGCGAGGAGCCCGTCACTGTTCTCACCATCATCCTGGATGCTGACCTCACCAAGATGACTGCTCATCAGAGGGTAGGCCTGCTGGCCAGCATGAAGAAGTTTTCCGGTGTCCCCCTGGAGCACATGAGGGTGGTCCCTGTCATTAACAACCGCCTGTTCGACATGTCCGCCTTCATGGCTGGGCCTGGAAATGCCAAGAAGGTGGTGGAGAATGGGGCCCTGTTGTCATGGAAGCTGGGCTGCGCCCTGGACCAGTCTAACATTCCAAACATCAACAGCGTCCAATCGCCTGCCAAGGATGGGTCCATGTCGTCCAAGCTAGGCTACCCAGTGGTGGGCTGGCACATCGTCAACAAGAAACTCCACTTGGTGAAACGGGTCAGGAGGCAGCTGGGAAACACCCCCACCCCTGTACCCTCCCTGCTCCCCCCAACCACTTACCCTGAGCCCCCTACTCGCATTGTTCCCACCCCCACATCCCCTTCCATCTCCCCAGCCACTGACAGCTCTGCTCCACCTGTCCGTGGACCCTTGCCCCTGCCGGTGAAGCCCACTAACAGACTGAGAGATCAGATAGCCCACACTCCTACCATAGGTGCTCCTCAGCCTACTAGGGTCCTGGGAACCACCAGTACCATCCCCATCCAGCCTACTATGACCCGGCCTGCTATTCCAGAGGCTACTGCTCTTCCCACCCCACCAAGCACCACTAGAAGGCCAAAGACCTCCACCACCAAGAAAACCAAGAAGGCAAAAACCTCCACTCCTGTGCCCAGAGAACCTAAGACCACCACGGCTAAGCCACCCAGACGCACCACccctctgtctcctgttcctgACTACAACAACGAGAAGCCCCAGCTACGCAACCCCATCGACGAGGTGAATGCCTGGGTCGGGACCTACTTTGAGGTGAAGATTCCTCCAGATACCTTCTTCGACAAAGAGGACGGCACCACGGACAAGCTGCGTCTGACTTTGAGGAAGAACCACAACGAAGTGGTGAGCGAGACCTCTTGGATCCAGTTTAACAGCACCATCCAGCTCCTGTACGGTCTCCCAGAGAAAGAACACGTAGGCAAACACGAGTACTTTATGCTGGCCACCGACAAGGCAGGCATGAGCACCATAGATGCCTTTGAGGTCCATGTCAACCGTTGGCCGGCCACCGATAAGCCCTCTGTTGTTTTTGCCGCCCGTTTCCATGGTGAACCCAAGACATTGGCCAACAACGTCCACAAAAAGATCCTCCTGACTAAGAAGCTGGCGTATGCACTGGGTGACCGGAACACCAGCACAGTGACCCTGCGGAGTATCACCAAGGGCTCCATTGTGGTGGAGTGGACCAACAACAGCCTCCAGCAGAGCCCCTGTCCCAAGGACCAGATCACCATCCTCAGCAGAAAGATCTCTGACCCCCAGGGCAGGCCCACTCTGGCCTTCTCCAATGCCATGGAGCCAGACTTCAAACCCATCAACATCTCTGTCCGCGGCACCAACAAATGTCAGACCTACACGTTTGTGCCCCCAGGAGAGGTGACCATCCCTGTTCCCCCTCCAGCCACTCCTTCCCCTGGCACTGGTCGTAGCACCAGTGACGATGTTTACCTGCACACAGTTATCCCAGCTGTGGTGGTGGCGGCGCTACTGCTGATTGCCGGTGTCATCGCCATGGTCTGCTACCGCAAGAAGCGCAAGGGCAAGATGAGCATTGAGGAGCAGGCTACCTTCATCAAGAAAGGCGTGCCCATCATTTTTGCAGATGAGCTGGACGACTCCAAGTGTCCCCCGTCCTCCAGTATCCCCCTCATCCTGCATGAGGAGAAGCCACCCCTGCCCCCTCCGGAGTACCCCAACATGGCTGGCCCTCACAGCACCCTGCTCAACCAGGATCTCCTGATGGAGGAGTACTCCATCTACCATGATGATGACCCCAACGCACCCCCCTATCAGCCCCCGCCACCCTTCACCGTCCCCATCGAGGGGAAAGGGTCCCGCCCCAAGAACATGACATCATACAGGTCACCACCTCCCTACGTGCCTCCCTAA